From Toxotes jaculatrix isolate fToxJac2 chromosome 1, fToxJac2.pri, whole genome shotgun sequence, a single genomic window includes:
- the wdr76 gene encoding WD repeat-containing protein 76 encodes MSTRRAKREAIVKVQLLERTPVNLEEAVRRSSRKALLAPKRLQYSPEDSTAETPKKKRRTKTHGDKNTQNKTQDVKEEEAESSDVEHTSSGHGGLSAYELERLENIRQNQAFLSSINLFQATEELKQLTRPKPSQRGLMRSQAAAKEVLPARKSLRLQNKEAEILTLPPEPRGALIYEQSTPLKKPPGPLPMDPVNVEEGSKLPSELLKLCSENSTEDKKVELDLKEYRSALKNMRITEDRVAKVVKDRIFSAAFHPCSSNLLMAAGDKWGKVGLWQLGGDWGDDGVLLFEPHTRPVGCMAFSRAHATHLLSLSYDGSLRCMDVEKAVFDDVYDIEDGLKTFDFMSHDCLTLVVGNWYGEVAIVDRRTPGNSHESLHSLDPKALRCVSVHPLQKQYFAVAESKVVSIYDSRCLKKTKSQAVSQLHGHSLSISSAYFSPCTGNRVLTSCMDNHIRVYDTSAMTTKSPLLTTIRHDMQTGRWLSKLSAVWDPKQEDCFVVGSMLKPRRVQVFHESGQPQHTFMNDENLNTVLSVTAFHPARNVLLGGNASGRLHVFSD; translated from the exons ATGTCGACAAGACGAGCAAAACGCGAAGCTATTGTAAAGGTACAACTATTG GAAAGGACCCCTGTGAATCTTGAGGAAGCGGTCCGACGGTCATCTCGCAAAGCCTTACTAGCTCCTAAACGCCTTCAGTACTCTCCTGAAGACAGCACAGCTGAAACACCGAAGAAGAAAAGG AGAACAAAAACGCACggtgacaaaaacacacagaataagACACAGGATGtaaaggaggaggaagctgaaagTAGTGATGTGGAGCATACATCT AGCGGACATGGAGGACTTTCAGCATATGAACTGGAGCGACTGGAGAACATCAGACAGAACCAAGCCTTCCTGTCTTCTATCAACTTATTTCAG GCCACGGAGGAGTTGAAGCAGTTGACACGGCCAAAGCCATCGCAGAGGGGCCTCATGAG GTCACAGGCTGCTGCTAAAGAAGTGCTGCCAGCTCGCAAATCCCTTCGTCTCCAAAATAAAGAGGCAGAGATCTTGACTCTTCCCCCTGAACCGAGGGGGGCGCTGATCTATGAACAG TCTACACCACTCAAGAAGCCTCCTGGCCCTCTGCCCATGGATCCAGTCAACGTGGAAGAGGGAAGCAAACTGCCTTCAGAACTTCTTAAGCTCTGCTCTGAG aacTCAACAGAGGATAAAAAGGTGGAGCTTGACCTGAAAGA GTACAGGTCAGCCCTTAAGAACATGAGGATAACTGAGGACAGAGTGGCCAAAGTGGTGAAGGATCGcatcttctctgctgctttccaCCCCTGCTCCAGCAACCTGCTGATGGCCGCAGGAGACAAGTGGGGGAAAGTTGGCCTCTGGCAGTTG GGTGGTGACTGGGGTGATGACGGCGTGCTGCTCTTTGAGCCTCACACTCGTCCAGTGGGCTGCATGGCGTTCTCCAGGGCTCATGCCACCCACCTGCTGAGTCTCAGCTACGATGGATCTCTGCGCTGCATGGATGTAGAGAAGGCTGTCTTTGATGAT GTGTATGATATTGAAGATGGCCTGAAAACCTTTGACTTTATGTCACATGACTGTTTGACACTGGTTGTTGGGAACTGGTATGGAGAAGTTGCCATCGTCGACAGACGAACCCCAGG AAACTCCCACGAGTCCCTTCACTCACTGGACCCAAAGGCTCTGCGATGTGTTAGCGTCCACCCTTTACAGAAGCAGTACTTTGCTGTGGCAGAAAGCAA GGTAGTGAGTATTTACGATAGCAGATGCCTGAAGAAGACCAAAAGCCAGGCAGTCTCCCAGCTGCATGGCCACTCTTTAAGCATATCCAGCGCTTATTTCTCCCCTTGCACGGGGAACAGAGTTCTCACTTCCTGTATGGATAATCACATAAG GGTATATGACACATCTGCAATGACTACAAAATCTCCCCTGCTGACAACCATCAG ACATGACATGCAAACAGGCCGCTGGCTGAGCAAACTGTCAGCAGTGTGGGACCCCAAACAGGAAGACTGCTTTGTGGTGGGAAGCATGCTGAAGCCTCGGAGGGTACAGGTGTTCCACGAAAGCGGGCAGCCGCAGCACACCTTCATGAATGACGAGAATCTTAACACagtgctgtcagtcactgctttCCACCCCGCAAGGAACGTCTTACTGGGGGGCAATGCATCAGGTCGCCTGCATGTCTTCTCTGACTAA